A genomic region of Cotesia glomerata isolate CgM1 linkage group LG9, MPM_Cglom_v2.3, whole genome shotgun sequence contains the following coding sequences:
- the LOC123271751 gene encoding uncharacterized protein LOC123271751 yields the protein MAIKWRRNTTYTVAQDILNLLNISCVSGSPRSSKYYWKLLIDQYSQNISTHFICEQCHEYLGTDNNILVRCRYCHSKIDRKSNNGSFLYLSLTDQLREVFEMTDAHHLYSKSRQKRSPYAVEDLFDGKAYKKVMVSDDLISINFNVDGAPIFESSNTSAYPVLSTINELSPCERRNHVLMCSVWFGTGKPKNMNSYLTPFVHEAKKLYEEGFTYTYNGQIHKKRVVTLMGICDSVARPLVQCTTQFNGKYGCGLCLHPGESIEKGRGFARVYPAIDGDFFGDGLRTHQETLVHAQATKKKERKGIKKESILCDIPMYDIITNIDVDWMHCVALGVCRQFANLWFDSTNSGEAFYFGNVLDEVDSWILSLSPTSDFSRIPKGLKERGHMKAHEWVIFLLAYSLPVLNIFFPAKYVKHWALLVDGIAILTKKSIMKSEIVYADKCLKEFLVGVESLYGKKYVSFNVHLLAHLGRSVENWGPLFTHSAFIYEDFNQKY from the coding sequence aTGGCTATAAAATGGCGACGCAACACTACTTATACTGTTGCTCAAGATATTTTGAACTTGCTTAATATTTCATGTGTTTCTGGTTCACCGCGATCATCCAAATATTATTGGAAACTCCTCATCGATCAGTACTCACAAAATATCTCGACACACTTCATTTGTGAACAATGTCACGAGTATCTTGGCACGGATAATAACATTCTCGTCAGGTGTCGCTACTGTCATTCAAAAATCGACCGCAAGTCCAACAACGGTTCATTTCTTTATCTGTCCTTGACTGACCAACTTCGAGAAGTTTTTGAAATGACTGATGCCCATCACTTGTACTCCAAAAGTCGTCAAAAACGATCCCCATACGCTGTTGAAGACCTGTTTGATGGCAAAGCTTACAAGAAAGTTATGGTTAGTGATGACCTTATTTCCATCAACTTTAACGTCGACGGTGCGCCAATTTTCGAAAGCTCCAATACTTCCGCATACCCTGTGTTGTCCACGATTAACGAGCTGAGTCCATGCGAACGACGGAATCATGTTTTAATGTGTAGTGTTTGGTTTGGCACCGGAAAACCTAAGAACATGAACTCTTACCTAACTCCATTCGTGCATGAAGCAAAGAAGCTGTACGAAGAGGGATTCACATACACTTACAACGGTCAAATTCACAAAAAACGCGTAGTTACATTGATGGGCATATGTGATTCAGTCGCCAGGCCACTCGTGCAATGTACTACTCAGTTTAATGGTAAATATGGCTGTGGATTGTGCTTGCATCCTGGAGAATCCATTGAGAAGGGTCGAGGATTCGCTAGAGTTTACCCTGCTATTGACGGCGATTTTTTTGGTGATGGCTTGCGAACGCATCAGGAAACACTTGTTCACGCTCAGGCGacaaaaaagaaagaaagaaaaggGATCAAGAAGGAATCTATCTTGTGTGACATACCAATGTATGATATAATTACAAATATAGACGTTGACTGGATGCACTGCGTTGCACTGGGCGTGTGTCGCCAGTTTGCAAATCTTTGGTTTGATTCTACGAATTCGGGCGAGGCATTCTATTTCGGAAACGTACTTGACGAAGTAGATTCCTGGATTCTCTCCCTTTCTCCAACAAGCGACTTTTCCAGAATTCCTAAAGGTTTAAAAGAACGGGGACACATGAAAGCTCATGAGTGGGTGATCTTCCTGCTTGCTTACAGCCTTCCGGTTCTAAATATCTTCTTTCCTGCTAAATATGTGAAGCATTGGGCTTTATTGGTCGACGGGATCGCAATTCTGACTAAGAAGTCGATCATGAAGTCCGAAATCGTGTATGCTGACAAATGCTTGAAAGAATTCCTGGTGGGGGTTGAGTCGTTGTATGGCAAAAAGTATGTGAGCTTCAATGTTCATCTTCTGGCACATTTAGGAAGGAGTGTAGAGAATTGGGGACCGCTGTTCACGCACAGTGCGTTCATTTACGAGGATTTCAatcaaaagtattga
- the LOC123271395 gene encoding uncharacterized protein LOC123271395: MRRTITSILLTAVIKLLNAKCKHEIYFLRYIHLCWDNNSDRKWLESLDVFDVSLYQPIPTFDNLKIDTQNCNLDQGNNIDRDQELEEHVDQVEKVGGPDEDQASGLQNQGEMLVVNDNQGDKSVSDMGISQDLLTQYIQQDLADRHPDQNESLIKDRGLNQEPNNNEIQAEIQIPGRADEEI, encoded by the exons ATGCGCCGAACGATTACGAGCATATTGCTTACAGCTGTCATAAAGTTACTAAATGCAAAATGTaaacatgaaatttattttttaagatacatCCATCTGTGTTGGGATAATAatt CTGACAGAAAATGGCTTGAGTCATTAGATGTCTTTGATGTTTCTCTTTATCAACCGATTCCTACttttgacaatttaaagaTTGATACTCAAAATTGTAATCTAGATCAAGGTAATAATATCGATCGTGATCAAGAACTTGAAGAACACGTTGATCAGGTTGAGAAAGTTGGTGGTCCGGATGAAGATCAAGCTTCAGGCTTGCAAAATCAAGGTGAGATGCTTGTTGTAAACGACAATCAAGGTGACAAATCTGTTTCTGATATGGGCATATCTCAAGATTTATTGACACAATATATACAACAAGATTTAGCAGATCGACATCCAGATCAAAATGAGAGCTTAATTAAAGATCGAGGTTTGAATCAAGAACCTAACAACAATGAAATCCAAGCTGAAATTCAAATTCCTGGTAGAGCAGATGAAGAAATTTGA